The Humulus lupulus chromosome 4, drHumLupu1.1, whole genome shotgun sequence genome has a window encoding:
- the LOC133829904 gene encoding putative disease resistance RPP13-like protein 1 — MAVELVAGALLSASLQVLFERLASEEIPQLFQGKKSILKLLDKLNTRMLSANVLLNDAEEKQLRNDNVKKWLFKLQDVIYEADDLADRIDYEALRSKLEDGQSSSGATKVFNQLKSMSPFLSTFDKTVERDAKEILDKLDDLLDQKDALGLREGVENKSSVRPPAPLVEESDVYGRETEKETIVDLLLKDDVNAGAKISVIPIVGMGGVGKTTLAQLVYDDDRVRKHFDLKVWVTVSVEFDIFKITKEIFEGVTSKKCDIENLDELRRRLKETLKGNKFLFTHDDVWNESYSLWDTLKSSFESGAHGSKIIVTTRSTIVASTMATGQLHHLQTLTSEDCWKLFIKHAFGNNGDLSDYQDLEVIGRKIVDKCKGLPLAIKSLGGLLRSQRNIEKWEDILNSDTWDELYKKESSILPAL; from the coding sequence ATGGCTGTTGAACTGGTTGCTGGTGCTTTGCTCTCTGCTTCACTTCAAGTTCTGTTTGAGCGATTGGCCTCTGAGGAGATACCCCAGCTGTTCCAAGGAAAGAAATCCATTCTCAAGCTGCTAGACAAGCTGAACACTAGGATGTTATCAGCTAATGTTCTGCTTAATGATGCTGAGGAGAAGCAACTTCGAAATGACAACGTCAAGAAGTGGCTGTTCAAGCTTCAAGATGTCATCTATGAAGCCGACGACTTGGCGGACAGAATTGACTATGAAGCTCTGCGATCCAAGCTTGAAGATGGTCAATCCAGCAGCGGTGCAACCAAGGTATTTAACCAACTGAAATCCATGTCACCTTTCTTGTCCACATTTGATAAAACTGTAGAGCGAGATGCCAAAGAGATCCTTGATAAACTAGATGATCTTCTTGATCAAAAGGATGCTCTTGGCTTGAGAGAAGGTGTTGAAAACAAATCTTCAGTAAGGCCACCTGCTCCTTTAGTGGAAGAATCCGATGTTTATGGGAGGGAGACTGAAAAAGAAACCATAGTCGACTTGTTGCTGAAAGACGATGTTAATGCTGGTGCTAAGATTTCTGTCATCCCGATTGTCGGGATGGGTGGTGTTGGCAAAACCACTCTTGCTCAACTTGTTTATGATGATGATCGAGTTAGAAAACATTTTGACCTGAAAGTATGGGTTACTGTGTCAGTTGAGtttgatatttttaagataacAAAAGAGATCTTTGAGGGGGTCACTTCCAAAAAATGTGATATCGAAAACTTAGACGAACTTAGAAGGAGATTGAAGGAAACATTAAAAGGAAATAAATTTCTCTTTACTCATGATGACGTTTGGAATGAGTCTTATTCTTTGTGGGACACTTTAAAGAGTTCTTTCGAGTCTGGAGCACATGGAAGTAAAATTATTGTGACTACCCGAAGCACAATTGTCGCCTCTACTATGGCCACCGGGCAGCTTCATCATCTACAAACTTTGACGAGTGAAGATTGTTGGAAATTATTTATCAAACATGCTTTTGGAAATAACGGTGATCTCAGTGACTACCAAGACCTAGAAGTAATTGGTAGGAAGATAGTGGATAAGTGCAAGGGCCTTCCTCTAGCAATAAAATCTCTTGGTGGACTATTGCGTTCTCAACGAAACATCGAAAAATGGGAAGACATACTTAATAGTGACACATGGGATGAGTTGTACAAGAAGGAGAGTTCCATTCTTCCAGCTTTATGA
- the LOC133831865 gene encoding uncharacterized protein LOC133831865, with protein MDEEDSVEQVRNLWDGDSFEESAKLEVVDRGEGVEVLFEGGTLQEKPASLDTIRSREDDKLSESSRLLKSVASLVSVCLEAEGKDPWWFLSVYGPVIYGNRDSFWDELAGLSAICGDKWCVGGDFNVVRRVEEKLNSIYNTRSMKMFDALIRELNLVDPKLQNGWYTWSNYRQKPICCRLDKFFHTPSWSEFYPFIRQEVLVRAVSDHSPVVLDSCPPSRGPSPFKFDNTWLEHKDFSRNLQDWWASAKVQGWSGFKFMSKLAFVRDYIKKWSRQVFGERKMRKLLLERRLFEMDRLEEGGSWNEHLLLEHSKVKEDWQQIVFEEEISVWFKVNCQWAKEGDANSKLFHSILSARKARNFISRIEEEDGNVWDKDPDIEKAIVGFYSSLYSAVSREWIGVDGISWSPIPSVMASFLERPFSEDEIRQAVFACDGSKAPGPDGFSMAVYQKNWDVMKNDLLDVFHGFFKDGVIHGRTNETFIWLIPKKLNSCRVRDYKPISLRKFWAEWLIRLKSAFRGFSVGKDRVDVSHLQFADDTIFFANDEESLLLLLDILKVFGVVFGLSINLQKCQLLGINMQTELVDRKASEIGCESAFLSRGGRLTLIQSVLSSLLVYYLSLFRIPKNVVEVIEKLMCDFLWEGADKSGADHLVSWNEVCNSRSHGGLRIGNLVLRNKAFLMKWLWRFPLETLSLWHRVVKSRYGDNGGRWDTYCGDRLFARGPWRDITFLYEDYRHLVYFKVGRGDRICFWEDTWFGDCSLKSKFNDLFRVSEAANFLIKDMVVAEDRSRSGGLGWDFRFRRNLFDREVPTLIEMLVLLKVVDLPAILEDKRIWKPDSSDVFSCKMTFHSLAYAHLGPEFSWAKRLWKSGVPSKVKVFGWLLFLDKLSVHVKGRKKDGAFMVEYRPGNFLGYLVGEE; from the exons ATGGACGAGGAGGATAGTGTTGAACAGGTGAGGAACTTGTGGGATGGAGATAGTTTTGAAGAAAGTGCTAAGCTTGAGGTGGTAGACAGGGGTGAGGGCGTAGAGGTGTTGTTTGAGGGAGGTACTTTGCAGGAAAAGCCAGCCTCTTTGGACACAATTAGGAGCAGGGAAGATGATAAGTTGAGCGAGTCATCTAGACTTCTTAAATCCGTGGCTTCTTTGG TTTCGGTTTGCTTGGAGGCTGAGGGGAAGGACCCTTGGTGGTTCTTAAGTGTGTACGGTCCTGTAATCTATGGTAACAGAGATAGTTTTTGGGATGAATTAGCAGGGCTGAGTGCTATTTGTGGGGATAAATGGTGTGTTGGAGGAGATTTTAATGTGGTTAGAAGAGTTGAGGAGAAATTGAATAGTATTTATAATACTAGGAGTATGAAGATGTTCGATGCTTTGATTAGAGAATTAAATTTGGTTGATCCCAAGCTTCAAAATGGGTGGTACACGTGGTCAAACTATAGGCAAAAGCCAATTTGTTGTAGGCTGGATAAGTTCTTCCATACTCCCTCTTGGTCAGAATTTTATCCCTTCATTCGTCAGGAAGTTTTGGTTCGAGCAGTATCTGATCATAGTCCGGTGGTGTTGGATTCTTGTCCACCTTCTAGGGGGCCTTCTCCTTTCAAATTTGATAATACTTGGTTGGAGCACAAGGATTTTTCTCGTAATTTACAGGATTGGTGGGCTTCGGCTAAAGTGCAAGGGTGGTCGGGATTTAAGTTTATGTCAAAGCTTGCTTTTGTTCGCGATTATATTAAGAAGTGGAGTCGACAGGTCTTTGGGGAAAGGAAAATGCGAAAACTATTACTGGAAAGGAGACTGTTTGAGATGGATAGATTAGAGGAAGGGGGCTCGTGGAATGAGCATCTTCTTTTGGAACACTCAAAGGTGAAGGAGGATTGGCAGCAAATTGTTTTTGAGGAAGAGATAAGTGTTTGGTTCAAGGTGAATTGTCAGTGGGCCAAGGAAGGGGATGCTAATTCCAAACTTTTCCATAGCATACTTAGTGCTCGAAAAGCGAGGAACTTCATCTCTAGGATTGAGGAAGAGGATGGAAATGTTTGGGATAAAGACCCTGATATTGAAAAGGCTATTGTGGGTTTTTATTCGTCTTTGTATTCGGCAGTTTCGAGAGAGTGGATTGGGGTGGATGGGATTTCCTGGTCTCCAATTCCTTCGGTCATGGCTTCTTTCCTTGAGCGTCCATTTTCGGAAGACGAAATTAGACAAGCGGTTTTTGCGTGTGATGGCTCTAAGGCCCCGGGGCCAGATGGATTTTCCATGGCAGTGTATCAGAAGAATTGGGATGTTATGAAAAATGATCTGCTGGACGTCTTTCATGGTTTTTTCAAGGATGGTGTCATTCATGGAAGGACCAATGAAACCTTCATTTGGCTTATTCCTAAGAAATTAAACAGCTGTCGGGTTAGGGACTATAAGCCTATTAGTCTG CGGAAGTTTTGGGCAGAATGGTTGATAAGGCTAAAATCGGCTTTTAGAGGTTTCTCTGTGGGAAAAGATAGAGTCGACGTCAGCCACCTTCAGTTTGCAgatgatacgatcttctttgcaAATGATGAGGAGTCCTTGTTGTTGCTTTTGGATATTCTTAAGGTATTCGGTGTTGTGTTTGGGTTATCTATCAATTTGCAGAAATGTCAGCTGTTGGGAATTAATATGCAGACGGAGTTGGTAGATCGGAAAGCTAGTGAGATTGGTTGTGAA AGTGCTTTTCTGTCTAGAGGTGGTAGGTTGACTCTTATTCAATCTGTTTTGTCTTCACTCCTAGTGTACTACTTGTCGCTTTTTCGTATTCCTAAGAATGTGGTGGAGGTTATTGAGAAATTGATGTGTGACTTTTTGTGGGAAGGTGCGGACAAGTCAGGGGCTGATCACTTGGTTTCCTGGAACGAAGTCTGTAATTCTCGTAGTCACGGGGGCTTGAGGATTGGGAATTTGGTATTGAGGAATAAGGCTTTTCTCATGAAGTGGTTGTGGCGGTTTCCCTTGGAAACATTGTCTTTGTGGCATAGGGTGGTCAAAAGTAGGTATGGTGATAATGGTGGTCGCTGGGATACATATTGTGGGGATAGATTGTTTGCTCGTGGTCCTTGGAGAGACATCACTTTTCTGTATGAGGATTATAGGCATTTGGTTTACTTCAAAGTGGGAAGGGGCGACAGGATTTGTTTTTGGGAGGATACGTGGTTTGGTGACTGTTCCTTGAAGTCGAAATTCAATGATTTATTCAGGGTGTCCGAGGCTGCAAATTTTTTGATCAAAGATATGGTAGTGGCGGAGGATCGTAGTAGATCAGGTGGACTAGGTTGGGACTTCAGATTTAGAAGGAATTTATTTGATAGGGAGGTTCCTACCTTGATTGAGATGTTAGTTTTACTTAAGGTTGTGGATCTTCCGGCTATTTTGGAGGATAAAAGGATCTGGAAACCAGACAGTAGCGATGTTTTCAGCTGCAAGATGACCTTTCACAGTTTGGCCTATGCTCATTTAGGCCCAGAGTTTTCATGGGCGAAGAGGTTATGGAAGAGTGGTGTTCCTTCTAAAGTTAAAGTGTTTGGGTGGTTATTATTTTTAGACAAGTTAAGTGTCCATG TTAAAGGGAGGAAAAAGGATGGCGCGTTTATGGTAGAGTACCGTCCTGGAAACTTTTTAGGTTATTTGGTTGGAGAGGAATAG
- the LOC133829906 gene encoding putative disease resistance RPP13-like protein 1, translating into MGSLINLRYLEIDGVPLKEFPQDMSNMKHLQFLCNVILSDKSSGGFKMKRVAELESLRCISGLENINDAREALGANLKDKKGLSKLTLRWNSNAWGADNLQKEKDIFDALRPHANLEHLVIENYRGTTFSDWIGDSAFVNLVSISLISCENCCTLPPLGQLPFLKELEIRGCDSVISIGAEIDHTGCLFSHLERLTIIGMLEWKDWSFSSGAMQEGRIFPLLKELYLDNCPKLNVGFPGYLPSLKHLTISHCEQMAVLLPRTQQTVTAPPSLVSVRISNCPVLESLLNWGSHSKVAKLELWDSKRLFENHKQWDLHRLFCLEYLSISGWDDDSFLDEGLLPTNLTRLEIYSSSNLEILNDNVFQQLTSLTSLSIYDCEKLRCLPKEGLPTSLSELFILKCPLLKQCCEKGEED; encoded by the coding sequence ATGGGAAGTTTAATCAACTTGCGATATCTAGAGATTGATGGTGTACCTTTGAAGGAGTTTCCCCAAGATATGAGCAATATGAAGCACTTGCAATTTTTATGTAATGTGATTTTGAGCGATAAAAGTAGCGGAGGATTTAAAATGAAAAGGGTAGCAGAGCTTGAAAGTTTACGATGCATTTCGGGGTTGGAAAATATTAATGATGCAAGAGAAGCTTTAGGGGCTAATTTGAAGGATAAGAAGGGCCTTTCGAAATTGACTTTGAGGTGGAATTCCAATGCTTGGGGGGCTGATAATTTGCAAAAAGAAAAGGATATATTTGATGCACTTCGACCCCATGCAAACTTGGAGCATCTTGTGATTGAAAATTACAGAGGTACAACATTCTCAGACTGGATTGGAGACTCTGCATTTGTTAATTTGGTATCAATCAGCTTAATCTCTTGTGAAAATTGTTGTACTTTACCCCCACTTGGGCAACTACCGTTTCTCAAAGAACTTGAAATTAGAGGATGTGATAGTGTGATCTCAATAGGCGCTGAGATTGATCACACAGGATGTCTATTCAGTCATCTAGAAAGGTTAACAATCATAGGAATGTTGGAGTGGAAAGATTGGTCATTTAGTAGTGGAGCTATGCAAGAAGGTCGAATATTCCCTCTTCTTAAAGAACTTTATTTGGATAATTGTCCAAAGCTTAATGTTGGCTTTCCTGGTTATCTTCCATCCTTGAAACATCTTACTATCTCTCATTGTGAACAAATGGCGGTTTTGCTCCCAAGAACTCAGCAAACTGTCACAGCCCCTCCCTCTCTTGTCTCTGTGAGAATAAGTAATTGTCCAGTGTTGGAATCACTTCTAAACTGGGGATCACACTCAAAAGTAGCGAAGCTTGAATTATGGGACTCCAAAAGGCTCTTTGAGAACCATAAGCAATGGGATCTGCATAGACTCTTCTGTCTAGAATACTTAAGTATCAGTGGATGGGATGATGATTCCTTTCTCGACGAGGGGCTCCTTCCAACCAATCTTACTAGACTTGAGATTTACAGTTCTAGTAACCTTGAAATTCTAAACGACAATGTGTTTCAACAACTTACCTCCCTTACATCCTTGAGTATATATGATTGTGAAAAGTTGCGATGCTTGCCAAAAGAAGGGCTTCCTACTTCCCTTTCTGAATTATTTATATTGAAATGTCCTTTGCTGAAGCAATGCTGCGAGAAAGGAGAAGAAGATTGA